The genomic DNA GCTTGGCGTAGAGTAAACCAAGCGCTTAAAATCCATACGATTCCCACCACGATTACGCCTCCGGTTTTAACGAACGCGTCCAGTCGAATCAAAGCAAATTGTTCGGTTTGAGGTTTGGGATCTTCGGTGACGTGATATAACACCACAGACATTCCCATCAAAATATAAAGTGGAACCAATGTCCCGATCATCCCAAAACTGAGCAATGCTTGCGTGAAATAAGCCAATCCCGCCGCCAAAAAGGACAAGGCTAAAATTTTGGTTCGAAATAAAGTTTTTTCGCTTCGAATCACTTTTCTCAACAACAACATCCAGCACCCGATCATGCCAAAATAAACCAACAAACCAAGTAGCCCTTGCGTGGCTGCGGTATCGAGATATTCCATGTGTGCGGTTTCCGGGGTGAAGGTGTCTTGAATATCCCCGGGCACGCGATAATCCGCACGGCGATACATGTTGTAAATGTCATGAAATGTGGCGAGTCCATGCCCGAGAATCGGCGCGTCATGGATCATTTCAAAGGCACTGAACCACCAACTGATGCGATCCGGCACTTGGCCGTTTTGAATGGATTCAATCGAGGCAATCGTGCGCTGAGTGAGATTGAGATTTTCCAAACGATACAAAACCGCGTTGTGAAAAATTCCGATGAGAAGAATCCCGGCGCCCATCACTCCCAAAATCGGTTTTTTATTCTTTTTAATCCAATGCCATCCGCGAATCACCACTCCGCCCATGAACACCAATGAAGCGAACAATAAGGCCAAAAATGCTCCGCGGCTTGCAGTGGCAACAATCGTGGCCAACATCGGGAGAAGCCCAAGTCCGCACAACAAACGATGCCCCCATTTTTTAGAGCGCAACAATAAACCGATCAAGAGCATGACGTGAAACACCAAGTACGCGCCAAAATGATTACTGTGTCCCATGGTCCCGAACACGCGCACCGTGGGGTCGTGACTCCAGCCTTCGGCTCCCGCCCATCCTTTAAATTGCAACAACCCATAAATCGATAACGCAACCGCCATCCAAACGGAAATTCGCACATAACGGAGAATTTCTTTTTTATCGTTAAAAAATTGAATCACCACAACCATTAAAAAAAGAAGATTCAACATACTGAATAACCCTAAAAACCGGCTCCCGTCTCCAAAAAAGCTGGTCCAAAAATAGGTCGAGGTGAGGGTGGTGAGAATAAGAACCAAACCGTACATCCCGATCCATTTGTTCATGGGGGAACGACGGTAGATCAACTTGCCTTGCGCCAAAATTTGCACCCCCCAAATCGCGACGATAAGAAGAGTTACGATGCGTACCAATGTCAATTTGGGCACAGTGAATGCGGACTCAAATCCGGTGCTGTAAATTACGGGAACCAAAACCACAAGGGCGCAGATCAGCGCCTTAATCAAGTCGTGAGTGGTGATGTTTTTGAGGCGGGAAAACATATTATTTCTGTTAATAAGCTCCTCTTCCCGTGATCACGGTGGCCACGGTTTTGAGTAAAATCACGACATCAATAAAAAACGATTGATTTTTAATGTAGTAAAAATCGTACTCAATGTTTTCGTGGAGAGGAAGATCTTTTCTCCCCAAAATTTGCCAAAGTCCGGTGATGCCGGGTTTTACTTCGAGACGATGACGTTGCCAATCTTTGTACGTTTCCACAATAAAAGGCATTTCCGGCCGAGGCCCCACAATGGACATTTCTCCTTTAAAAACATTCCAAAATTGAGGAATTTCATCCAGGCTTGTGCGGCGTAAAAATCGACCGATATGCGTGACTCTTTTGTCCCGAGAATCCTTGGGTGCGTGCGCATTGGGATTGGTCGTGGCACGCATGGTTCTGAATTTATACATGGTGAAAATTTCCCCACTTTGTCCCACTCGTTTTTGTTTAAACAGCGGGCTATCTCCGGTTTCAATCCAAATAAAAACCATTAAAATCAGATTAAACGGTAAAGAAACGACCAGTGCGGCCACCGCTCCGATGATGTCCAGAATCCGTTTAAAAAAGCGATAAAGCCACTTACTTCCTCCTTTTTTCAAATCCAAGCTGGGCAAACCTTCGAGTTCATTGAGATCAATATCACCGGCCACAATTTCAAATAAATCCGAGACCACTTTAAATTTCACGGGAAATCGATCGCATTGATGAATGAGTTCGAGGATTCGTTCATGAGAAAGTTGCGGATCCGCCACGTAAATTTCATGCACGAGCGCGGTTTGAAGAATTTGCGGCAGTTGTTCAAGCGAACCCAAAAGAGGCGGCCCGTCTTGCGGAGGCTTGGTGACATTATCAATATAGCCAAGGATTCGATAACCAAAACTTTCATATTTCTTAAGCTTTTCCGCAATTTGTTTCCCCGGTTTTCCGGCGCCAACAATGATCACATTCACAATCCCGATTCCGTGTTTATGGAACAAGCGAGCCAGGTGTCGAACAATAAACCGATCCAGATTGATAAAAAACAATCCAAACCCGTAAAAAATCACCACAAGGATGCGAGAATAATCGTATTTATAAAGAAAGGAACCGGCCATCACGAACACCCAAACCAAGGTGATGGCGCGCACCAAATTATACAATTCTCCAAAACCGGTGATGCGGCGACTTCTCTCGTAAAGCCCGAAACTGTAAAATGTCACAAGTAAAATAAGGGCCACCACAGGCATGGCCTTGGCGTATTCCATCCACGGTTGGATTTCACTCCCCCAAAAATCATTGCGCAAAGTGTAGGCCGAAAAAGCGGCGATTCCCATGCCAATCAAATCCGAAAGGACCAAGACGAAAACCGTCAACGCGCTTTGATCGAGAATTTTTAAAAATGATTTCATAAGAGCGAAAGGGGGCACCTAAGATTTTGCGCTTCCGTTTAACCATTTTGCCATATCTCGAGCGCTCACCTTTCGATTTCTCATGATGAGGCGTCGATTTCGTAAGGCCCGTGGCAATTGGAGGAAAAACCGACCCAGCGCTTTTAAAAGATACGGTTCGCGCACCATTATATACCCGAAAATAAGAATTTCCTTCATGAAAATCGAAAAAAAATCGCGAGCCAAATTTCCCCACAATTCGTTTTTTACCTGCATGAGGCGTTGGTTTTTGTATGCGTAATATTTTTGAAAACGTGAGAGATTTTTTCGGCCTTTATACACCTGATAATGCGTGAACCGCTTGAGCACGCCCGTTCCACGACCGTGATACCCCACGGCTTGCGGGAGGTAATAACATTTCCACCCGCACAGGCGCAGGCGCCATGAAATATCAATGTCTTCTTTGTACATAAAAAAATCTTCGTCGAGGAAATCATGCGGCGGGAGTTTGATGTCCTCAAGTGCGGTGCGACGGTATACGGGAACCGCGCCGGACACGCCAAACACTTCCTCTTCGTCATCGTATTGGCCTTGATCTTCCAGGCCTTGACCGCGGTCAATCACGCGACGATTGCGAAAACAATATAAACCTGTTGTATCGATGAATTTAGTTTTTTCGTTTTTCTCAAAATCGTACTTGAGCACTTTGCCGGTGATGGCTGCAATCTTAGGATCTTGTTCGCACTTTTTAATAATGAGCTCGAGATAGTTGGGGGTTAAAATCAAATCCGGATTTAGAACCATAACATAATCGGCTTTACTCATTTGCATGCCCTGATTCGCGGCTTTGGCATAGCCAAGGTTGTCGCGATTGGCCACGACTTTTACGTCTTTAAAATGCTCGCGCACATACTCCACTGACCCATCGGACGAGGCGTTGTCGATAAAAATCGTTTCAAAATGTTTGTAAGTTTGCGCCTCCACGCTCTTGAGGCACGGCTCCAAAAAGCGTTTGCTGTTATAACCGATGAGAAGAATGGAAAGGGTTGAATGAGATTTCATTGGATTTCAGTATATCGGATTTCTTTTAATTTCCATTAATAATTCCTCAAACCGAGTATAGCCCGCCGCAGAATTGAAATGACCTGCGCCCTTGATGACTCGGACGTCGATGCCTAAGAGTTTCGCCAATTCTTGCGCTTTTTCAAGTTTAATATAAGGGTCGTTGTCGGAATGAAAAATGACAAAATGTTTGCAATTCTTTTTAATCGCAGGCCAATTGAATGTTTTTTGAGCAAATGTTTTCATGGAGTCGTCGAAATGATTGTCAGCCTTACCCACAAATGCAGCCACAAAAAAGGCGGCTTTGACCGGATGTTTTTCAATAACATTGAGCAAAAATGCCGGCCCTACGCTGTGCCCCACCACGAGCGTCTCAGGGGTTAGAAATTCCTTATAAAGATCCATCACGCGCAACCACTCGATGAGCGTTTGATTCTCCGGCGTTGGAAATTGCGGGACAATGACGTGATGCCCCAGTTTTTCGAGCTCTTGCTTAAGCCATGGAAACCAATTTTCCTCAGGCGACCCGCCCACCCCGTGGATGATGAAAATATTAGCCATAACAGAATTGATTTTACGCCTTTTTATAAAAACGGAAAAACTTCTTTTTGATGGCTTCTTTTGAGAACTTTAAAATTTTACGTTTTTCTGTAAAATTTTTATAAAAATTCATCGTTTTGACTTGTTTTTAATTATTTTATAGGTTAAAGTTGCCTTACTATTTTTCTGTAAAAATTTATGAAAATCGCACTACTTTGCGGGGGGCCATCGTTGGAACGTGGGATTTCACTCAATTCTGCGCGAAGTGTTCTCGATCATTTGAACGGCGATGGCATTGAAATTGTCCCGATTTATTTTGACACGCATCGCAACGCCTATCACCTTTCCCAGGCTCAGTTGTATTCGAATACTCCCTCTGATTTTGACTTTAAGCTCAAGGAAACCGCCAAGTTTTTAAGTCGCACGGCGCTCAAAGCTCTGCTTAAGAGTGTTGATCTTGCGTTTCCGGCTATGCATGGGGCATTTGGGGAGGACGGCGATATCCAACGCCTGCTCGAGCGTTACGGCATCCCGTATGTAGGCTCACCTGCGTCAGCGTGTCGTCGTTTTTTTGACAAACATGAGGCCAATACCTTTCTCCGCGAACAAGGATTTTTTACCTTGCCCTCGGTTTTACTTAAAATTCATCACTCTGATCACTCCCGTTTAATCCGAGCTTTTTTCAAACAACATCACATCACCCGCGCGATCGTGAAACCCGCGACCGGCGGCTCGAGCATCGGTGTTTTTTCAGTTTCCACTCCGGCGGAAGCGCTTAAAAAAGTCCGCTATCTTTTTTCCAAACGCATCAATACCCGCGTGGTGATTGAGCCGTTTTGCACGGGCATTGAATTCACTGTCATTCTCCTCCAAAACCGTTTCAATATGCCGGTGGCCATTCTTCCCACCGAGATTGAGGCGGATTACACCAAACATCAAATTTTTGATTATCGAAAAAAATATTTGCCCACGCGCCAAGTCCGCTATCACTGTCCTCCGCGTTTTGACAACAAGACCATCGAACGAATCCAAGTTCAGGCCGAACAATTGTTCACGCTTTTCGGCGTGCGCGATATGGCGCGCTTTGACGGATGGGTATTGCCGGACGGGAAAATCTGGTTTTCGGATTTCAATCCGATCAGCGGCATGGAACAAAACAGTTTTCTTTTCCAACAAACCTCTCGTATCGGGTTCAGTCATCGCGATCTTTTGCGCTATGTGGTGCGGCACGCGTGCGACCGCCACGAAATTCCTTTCCCCGCTTTACCTCGTTCGATTTCAACCAAATCGCGCAAGCCCATCCAGATTGTTTTTGGTGGAAAAACTTCGGAACGGCAAGTTTCTCTCATGAGTGGAACCAATGCGTGGCTCAAATTGCGGCGCTCGGAAAAATATGACCCCAAACCGTTCCTTCTTGGTCTCCACGATGAAGTTTGGGAACTTCCTTATGCCTTTACCCTCAGCCACACCGTGGATGAAATTGTTGAAAATTGCGAACACGCCAAACGCGACGATGAACGCCTTCATTTTCTTGAGGAAAAAGTGCGATTGCGTCTTGCCCTACGAGAGGGCGAGGCCAATGAACCGTTCTTTCTCCCGCGAAAAATGAGTCTCAGCTCCTTCATTAAAAATGCATCGTATGTTTTTATGGGATTCCATGGAGGAATCGGGGAAGATGGAACGATTCAACGCATGCTGACCCAAGCCAAAGTCCCCTTCAACGGCTCTAGAGAAAAAGCATCCAAAATTTGCGCCGACAAACTCAAAACCGGAGAAGTTTTGCAAGGGCTTGAGTCTCAGGGCATTTATTCCGCGCAAAAAAAACACGCTTTAATTTCGGAATTTAAAGGATGGAAATTGAACGACTTTAACCTCTATTTTAAAAAACTTCAAAAAATCCTAACCTCCCGCAGTGTGATTGTTAAGCCACGCGACGAAGGATGTTCGTCCGGGATTGTGCGACTTTTTTCCGGAGAAGATTTAAAAAAATATGCGTATTGGGTTCAAAAAAACACTCCCTTTATTCCGGCGGGTGTTTTTCATCATCAAACCACGGCCATTGAAATGCCGTTGCGATTGTTGCGAGACATTTTCTTTGAGCGCTTTATTGAAACCGATATTGTTCGGGTCAAAGGCCAGCGCATCAAATGGCGACGAAAAACCGACTGGATTGAGGTGACGGTGGGGGTTTTGGAACACGCTGGACGCTATCACTCGCTCAGCCCCAGCCTTACCGTGGCGGAGGGGCACGTACTTTCAGTGGAAGAAAAATTCCAAGGCGGAACCGGAGTTAATTTAACCCCGCCTCCCGCGCCGTACGTTAAACCTGCCGCACTTGAAAAAGTAAAACGCTCCATGGAGCTCATTGCTCAACGCATCGGGATTCAGGGCCACTGTCGCATCGACACGTTCATGCACACGCAAACCGGCGACGTGATTGTGATTGAGGTGAATACGTTACCTGCGACCACGCCTTCAACCGTGCTTTTTCATCAAGGGTTGGCGGAAAAGGAGCCGGTGTTCCCGAGGGAGTTGATGGAGAGGATTATACGAGGGGTTTAAAACATAGATATGGTACAATAAAAATCGTTGTTAAATATTGTATTCTATGAAAATCAGTTTAGTCACAGGCGGCGCCGGATTTATCGGAAGTCATTTATGTGAAGCCTTGCTTGAAAAAGGGAATACTGTCTTTTGCGTTGATAATTTTTGTACCGGGAACAGAGAAAACGTAAAACCTTTTATAAAAAATAAAGCTTTTCACCTCATCACACACGACATCACTACTCCTATTAAAATAAAAGGACCTATTGATCAAATTTATAATTTAGCTTGTCCCGCCTCCCCCGTGGATTACCAAAATATCCCCATAGAAACGTTATTGGTGTGCGCTGAAGGCGTTAAAAATATGCTCGATTTAGCGGTTCAAAAAAAGGCTATTTTTCTGCATGCCTCCACCTCGGAGGTCTATGGTGATCCTTTAAAACACCCTCAGAGAGAAGATTATTTTGGAAATGTAAATTGCATCGGCCCTCGTTCCTGTTACGACGAAGGCAAGCGATTCGCTGAAAGTTTGATTATGAATTATAAAAATCAATTCAATTTGGATATAAAAATCGTGCGTATTTTTAATACGTATGGCCCGTTTATGCGAAAAAATGACGGTCGCGTGATCCCGAATTTTATTAGCCAAGCGTTAAACAATGAGCCAATCACTCTTTATGGCGACGGCTCTCAAACACGATCGTTTTGTTATGTTTCGGACTTAATTGATGGGTTCATGAGTATGATGGAGTGTGCTGATTTTTCAGGCCCTGTGAATCTTGGCAATCCGCATGAAATTTCTGTCAAAACACTGGCTGAAAAGATCATTCAATTGACTCAATCTAAAAGTGAATTAGTGTATCGGCCCATGCCTAAAGATGACCCCAAAGTGCGTTGCCCGGACATCACATTGGCGCATGAAAAATTGAATTTTTCACCCAAAGTGGAATTAAAAAAAGGGCTTCAATTGACTCTCGATTGGTTTCGTAAAGAGTAACGCCAAAAAATTTGACAACGAGCGTTTTGGCCTTTATAAATGATGCATTGAAAATTCGCTTATCCAGAGTGGACGAGGGATTCGGCCCGTAGACTCCACAGCAACCCGTTTGCATCTCATTGACGTAAAATGAGCCGGCAAGCACGGTGCTAACTCCGACCCCTTTTGCGGGGAAGATAATGTGGGAATATTCACTTCATAATCTTTCTCGCGAAAGATTATTTTTTTATTCTTTTTTTATGTCTACGTATCTCTTCACTTCGGAATCGGTGACCGAAGGGCATCCTGACAAGATTGCCGATCAAATTTCCGATGCCGTGCTCGACGCGGTTTTGGGTCAAGACGCGCGCGGTCGTGTGGCGTGCGAAGTGTTGGTAACCACCGGGCTGGTTTTAGTGGCCGGGGAAATCACCACCACATGCTATGTCGATATCCCCAAATTGGCACGTGAAACCATTCGAGAAATCGGTTATACGGACGCAACCTATGGATTCGATTATAAAGCATGTTCCGTTCTCACGGCGATTGATGAACAAAGTCCGGACATTGCCTTGGGTGTGGATCGCGAAGGCGCCGGGGATCAAGGGATGATGGTCGGTTTTGCCATCAATGAAACCCCGGAATTCATGCCTCTTCCGATCATGCTTTCGCATAAATTGGTTCGCCAGTTGGCTAAAGTTCGTAAAGAAGGCGGACTCAAATACCTCCGCCCCGACGGAAAAAGTCAGGTTACGATTGAATATGAAAACGGCAAACCCAAACGTATCGATACAGTCGTGGTTTCCACCCAACACGGACCCGATGTGTCTTACGATCAAATTCGGCAGGATGTGATTGAAACCATTATTCGTCCCATTTGCAGTGAATACCTCGATGACAAGACCACGTATCACGTCAATCCGACCGGGAAATTCATTATTGGTGGGCCTCCGGGGGATTCCGGACTCACAGGTCGCAAAATCATCGTGGACACGTACGGCGGCATGGGTCGCCATGGAGGAGGATGTTTCTCGGGGAAAGATCCGACCAAAGTGGATCGCTCGGGCGCGTATGCGGCTCGCTATGTGGCTAAAAATATTGTGGCTGCAGGCTTGGCTGACAAATGCGAGATTCAAATCGCTTATGCCATCGGAGTCGTGGAACCGGTTTCCATTTTTGTGGAAACGTTCGGGACTGAAAAGGTTAAAAATGAACTCATCGTTGAATTGGTGAGGAAACATTTTGACCTCACCCCGCGTGGCATCATTTCTCACCTCGATTTACGCCGTCCGATTTATAAAAAAACAGCGGCGTACGGGCACTTCGGCCGAGAAGAAGAATCTTTTACATGGGAAAAACTCGATAAAGTCGATGCGTTGAGAAGCGATGCAGGACTTCGATCTTAAAACTCAATGGACACAAACCCAATCGAAAAAATTCGTAAAGTGGTACGGTTGATTCAACCTAAAATAAGCCCCTTCGGGAACATCAGTTTCCGTAAAGGGGATGCATTTCAAATCACAAAATCGGGGGCGGTTCTAAATGAAATTCAAAAAAAGGATTTCGTCGCCCCCGATCCCAAAAATAATCCTTCAACTGAAACAAAGCTTCACGCTTTTATTTATGAACAAAGGCCAGAGATTCATTGGATTATTCATCTTCATGACTCTGTGGTTCTTAAAAAAGGAGAAACACTTCATTTACCTATCACGAAAGAAGAAAAACCTTTTGGCACCCAAGCTTTAGTGGATGAGGTTGGCAAAATTCTCGGGAAGCATCCTTACATCCTCATGAAAAACCATGGTATCATCGCGCTTGGGTCTTCTTTGGATGAAACCCTTGATTTGATAATCAAAATCCACAATGCCTGTAAAGACGATTGAATGGAAAAATGGGGCCGCTCATATGATCGATCAGACGCTTTTACCCCAACAATACAAAATCATTCGATGTGAAACGGTTGAAAAAATTTGGGATGCCATTAAAACATTAAAAATTCGAGGCGCTCCGGCGATTGGGATCGCGGCGGCATTTGGACTACTGATTGCCTCCGAAAAATCATCTGCAAAAAACTACTCTGCCTACAAACGCGAAATGCAAAAAAGTGCGAAATATTTAGGGAGTTCACGACCCACTGCAATCAATTTGTTTTGGGCCCTGGATCGAATTATGAAAGTCGTGGATGAAAATGAAAATATTAAAATCGCTAAAAAAAATGTAAAAAAAGAAGCTTTAAAAATCTTTGAGGAAGACAAAAAAATTTGTAGAAGAATTGGAGAAAATGGCGAAAAATTAATTCCCCATGGGGCCACGATTATTACTCATTGCAATGCGGGAGGGCTTGCCACTGCGGATTATGGTACGGCGCTCGCCTGCCTTTATTTTGCACATGAAAAAGGCAAGAAATTAAAAGTCTTTTCGGATGAAACAAGGCCGCTCCTTCAAGGCTCGCGCCTCACCTATTGGGAGCTCACTCACGCGGGCATCGATACGACCATCATTTGTGACAACATGGCCGCGCACGTGATGAACACACAAAAAGTGGATTTGGTTATTGTTGGAGCGGATCGCATTGCAGCCAATGGAGATACGGCGAATAAAATCGGCACGTACAGCCTTGCGCTTGCGGCTCGAGCTCATCAGGTCCCTTTTTATGTGGCAGCCCCCCTTTCCACGTTTGATCTTACCTTGAAATCCGGGAAAGAAATCCCCATCGAAGAACGCAACCCGAAAGAAGTGGTAAAATTTAAAGCAAAAGTCTACAACCCGGCCTTTGATGTCACCCCTGCGAATTTAATCACGGGTATTGTTACGGAAAAAGGAGTTATTAAAAATCCAACTTTTAAAAAAATCTCTAATCTTTTCTCTTATGGATCTTAAAAAATATATTCGCGATATCCCCGATTTTCCTAAAAAGGGAATTATTTTTAAAGACATCACTCCTCTCCTTTCAACGCCTTCTGCTTTTAAATTTGCCATGGATCAAATGTTGGAATTTGCACGCCAACAAAAAGCTGAAGCCGTGGTGGGTATTGATTCAAGAGGTTTTATTTTTGGCAGTGTCATCGCTTACCAATTGGGCCTAAAATTTGTTCCTGTACGGAAAAAAGGGAAACTCCCGTATCAAACCCTTTCCGAAAAATACGCACTTGAATATGGGACGGCGGAACTTGAGATCCATAACGATGCGCTTCATAAAGGAGAAAAAGTTTTAATTGTGGATGATCTTCTTGCCACAGGCGGAACCGTTCGAGCCACCTGCGGTTTGGTGGAAAAGCTTGGCGCACAAGTGTGCGGGATTGCGTTTTTGATCAACCTTTCCTTTTTAAACGGTGGGGAGAAAATTAAAAATTATAAAACCTTAACTTTAATCCAATATGAATAGCGCTTCCATCGGTATTTTGGGCGGATCGGGTTTTTATGATTTTTTAAAAAATGCGCACACCATTGAAATGGACACCCCTTACGGCAAACCGTCCGGCAAAATCACTCTTGGCGAATATAAAGGCAAAAACGTGGCCTTTCTTCCTCGTCATGGAAAAGGCCATATTTATCCTCCCCATCAAATCCCTTATCGAGCGAATGTGTGGGCATTCAAACAATTGGGAGTTCAATTTATTTTGGGCCCTTGCGCCTCAGGAAGTTTGCGTCCGGATATAAAACCAGGCGATTTTGTGGTTTGTGATCAATTTGTGGATCGGACCAAGGGGCGTATCGATACTTTTTTTGAAGGCCCAAAAGTCGCTCATGTTGAAGCCGCGGAACCTTATTGTTTAAATCTTGGGAAAATCGCAGTGGAAGAAGGCCGAAAACTGGGAATTCAAATCCATCCCAAAGGCACAGTGGTTGTAATCCAAGGCCCTCGTTTTTCCACAAAAGCGGAGAGCAAGTGGTTTTCTTCCGCGGGTTTTGATGTGATCAATATGACTCAATATCCAGAATGCATTTTGGCGAGAGAGCTTGAAATGTGCTACTCGGGCATCGCTTTGATTACCGATTACGATGTAGGCCTGAGTGATTATCCCGAGATTAAGCCCGTTACCATTGAAGAAGTTTTAAGAACTTTCAAGGAAAATAATGAAAAATTGCGTAATTTGCTTTTTGCAATCATTGAAAAAATAGAGATTGGGAAATCCTGCCGATGCCATTCGGCGATGAAAAATGCGTTTCTAAATTAGAGATTTTGAGATACTATCCAATTAAAGTTTTCCATTCACCCACTTAATTTCAGACGTATGAAAACGGTTATTCTCTGCGGCGGATTAGGGACTCGCTTAAAAGAAGAGACTGAATTTCGTCCCAAACCCATGGTCCACATCGGTAACAGACCTATTTTGTGGCATAACATGAAAGTTTATGCCCACTACGGGTTTAAAGATTTTGTTTTGGCTTTAGGATATAAAGGCGAAATGATTAAAGAATATTTTCAAAATTATGAACTATTAAATAACGATGTCACTCTTGAGTTGGGGAAGCCTGAGAATCGTATTGTTCATCAACGCCATGACGAAGTGGGGTGGAAAATCACGTTAGCGGACACCGGTCAACAAACCCTTAAAGGGGGCCGATTGAAGAAAATTGAAAAATATATTGATGAAGATGAATTTATGATGACTTATGGAGATGGGGTCAGTAACGTCAACATCCCAGAGCTGATTGCTTTTCATCGGAGTCACGGAAAAATGGCAACCGTAACCGGGGTCACGGCTTCTTCTCAGTTTGGAGAAATCTCCATAGGGCCTGACAGCACCGCCAGTTTTGTTGAAAAACCTCGAAACACTTCCATTGTGAGCAATGGAGGATATTTTGTTTTTAATCGAGCGATTTTTGATCGTCTTAAGGACGAGGATTCGTGTGACTTAGAGTACGGCGTACTCGAACAATTGTCTAAAGAAGGACAATTAAAAGTTTTCCGACATGCCGGATTTTGGGCATGCATGGATACGTTTCGAGATATGGAGTATTTGAATCGATTATGGAATGAAGAAAAGGCCGCCTGGAAAATTTGGTAAATGCACTTTGTGATAAGCCCTATGAAACACCTTTCAGACTTACATGAATTTTATCGCGGTAAACGTATCCTTATTACAGGGCACACCGGATTTAAGGGTGGGTGGCTTGCGTTTTGGCTCCATGCGCTCGGGGCACAAGTGATTGGGTATTCATTGCCTCCGGCCACAAACCCCAATTTCTCGGAAACTGTAGAGCTAGATAAAAAAATCGTTTCTATTTTTGGCGATATCAGAAATCGAAAAACCTTGGAGGATACGTTTAAAAAACATCAACCCGAAATCGTGTTTCACATGGCGGCCCAAGCGTTGGTAAGGCCTTCGTATCGAGATCCGGTTGGCACGTATGAAACCAACGTCATGGGCACGGTTTATGTTCTTGAGGCGTGTCGCGCCACTCCCTCCGTTCGTGCGGTGGTGAATATCACAAGCGATAAATGCTATGAAAACACCCAACAAAAAAGTTATCGAGAAGAAGATCCCATGGGTGGACATGATCCTTACAGCTCCAGCAAGGGATGTTCCGAACTCGTCACTCAAGCCTATATTCGATCTTATTTTAACCCTGAAGAAAAA from Candidatus Gracilibacteria bacterium includes the following:
- the rfbG gene encoding CDP-glucose 4,6-dehydratase → MKHLSDLHEFYRGKRILITGHTGFKGGWLAFWLHALGAQVIGYSLPPATNPNFSETVELDKKIVSIFGDIRNRKTLEDTFKKHQPEIVFHMAAQALVRPSYRDPVGTYETNVMGTVYVLEACRATPSVRAVVNITSDKCYENTQQKSYREEDPMGGHDPYSSSKGCSELVTQAYIRSYFNPEEKNSVAPNLALASGRAGNVIGGGDWAEDRLIPDCIRSLTTQKPIVLRYPAATRPWQHVLDALHGYLLLAQHLYEKGRAFSGGWNFGADDEDQKTVQWVVENLLSLWGSPESWQKDPVPPLHEAPFLALNCSKAKEKLEWSPLWKPEVALEESITWYKAFFEKKIMAEITLQQIISYEKLLHDSGF
- the mtnA gene encoding S-methyl-5-thioribose-1-phosphate isomerase, with translation MIDQTLLPQQYKIIRCETVEKIWDAIKTLKIRGAPAIGIAAAFGLLIASEKSSAKNYSAYKREMQKSAKYLGSSRPTAINLFWALDRIMKVVDENENIKIAKKNVKKEALKIFEEDKKICRRIGENGEKLIPHGATIITHCNAGGLATADYGTALACLYFAHEKGKKLKVFSDETRPLLQGSRLTYWELTHAGIDTTIICDNMAAHVMNTQKVDLVIVGADRIAANGDTANKIGTYSLALAARAHQVPFYVAAPLSTFDLTLKSGKEIPIEERNPKEVVKFKAKVYNPAFDVTPANLITGIVTEKGVIKNPTFKKISNLFSYGS
- the rfbF gene encoding glucose-1-phosphate cytidylyltransferase gives rise to the protein MKTVILCGGLGTRLKEETEFRPKPMVHIGNRPILWHNMKVYAHYGFKDFVLALGYKGEMIKEYFQNYELLNNDVTLELGKPENRIVHQRHDEVGWKITLADTGQQTLKGGRLKKIEKYIDEDEFMMTYGDGVSNVNIPELIAFHRSHGKMATVTGVTASSQFGEISIGPDSTASFVEKPRNTSIVSNGGYFVFNRAIFDRLKDEDSCDLEYGVLEQLSKEGQLKVFRHAGFWACMDTFRDMEYLNRLWNEEKAAWKIW
- a CDS encoding S-methyl-5'-thioadenosine phosphorylase, which gives rise to MNSASIGILGGSGFYDFLKNAHTIEMDTPYGKPSGKITLGEYKGKNVAFLPRHGKGHIYPPHQIPYRANVWAFKQLGVQFILGPCASGSLRPDIKPGDFVVCDQFVDRTKGRIDTFFEGPKVAHVEAAEPYCLNLGKIAVEEGRKLGIQIHPKGTVVVIQGPRFSTKAESKWFSSAGFDVINMTQYPECILARELEMCYSGIALITDYDVGLSDYPEIKPVTIEEVLRTFKENNEKLRNLLFAIIEKIEIGKSCRCHSAMKNAFLN
- the metK gene encoding methionine adenosyltransferase, which produces MSTYLFTSESVTEGHPDKIADQISDAVLDAVLGQDARGRVACEVLVTTGLVLVAGEITTTCYVDIPKLARETIREIGYTDATYGFDYKACSVLTAIDEQSPDIALGVDREGAGDQGMMVGFAINETPEFMPLPIMLSHKLVRQLAKVRKEGGLKYLRPDGKSQVTIEYENGKPKRIDTVVVSTQHGPDVSYDQIRQDVIETIIRPICSEYLDDKTTYHVNPTGKFIIGGPPGDSGLTGRKIIVDTYGGMGRHGGGCFSGKDPTKVDRSGAYAARYVAKNIVAAGLADKCEIQIAYAIGVVEPVSIFVETFGTEKVKNELIVELVRKHFDLTPRGIISHLDLRRPIYKKTAAYGHFGREEESFTWEKLDKVDALRSDAGLRS
- a CDS encoding adenine phosphoribosyltransferase; the protein is MDLKKYIRDIPDFPKKGIIFKDITPLLSTPSAFKFAMDQMLEFARQQKAEAVVGIDSRGFIFGSVIAYQLGLKFVPVRKKGKLPYQTLSEKYALEYGTAELEIHNDALHKGEKVLIVDDLLATGGTVRATCGLVEKLGAQVCGIAFLINLSFLNGGEKIKNYKTLTLIQYE
- a CDS encoding class II aldolase/adducin family protein; protein product: MDTNPIEKIRKVVRLIQPKISPFGNISFRKGDAFQITKSGAVLNEIQKKDFVAPDPKNNPSTETKLHAFIYEQRPEIHWIIHLHDSVVLKKGETLHLPITKEEKPFGTQALVDEVGKILGKHPYILMKNHGIIALGSSLDETLDLIIKIHNACKDDGMEKWGRSYDRSDAFTPTIQNHSMGNGGKNLGCH